The proteins below come from a single Scatophagus argus isolate fScaArg1 chromosome 15, fScaArg1.pri, whole genome shotgun sequence genomic window:
- the lamtor3 gene encoding ragulator complex protein LAMTOR3, translating to MADDLKRYLYKQLQSVEGLHAIVVTDRDGVPVIKVANDNAPVHALRPGFLSTFALATDQGSKLGLSKNKSIICYYNTYQIVQFNRLPLVISFIASSSANTGLIMSLEKELAPLIEELRQVVEVT from the exons ATGGCTGAT GATTTGAAGAGATACCTGTACAAACAGTTGCAAAG TGTTGAAGGTCTTCACGCTATTGTAGTGACAGACCGTGATGGTGTTCCGGTTATCAAAG TTGCTAATGACAATGCTCCAGTCCACGCGCTGAGACCTGGCTTCCTGTCTACTTTTGCTCTGGCCACAGATCAGGGCAGCAAGCTGGGCCTCTCCAAGAACAAGAGTATTATCTGTTACTACAACACCTACCAG ATTGTGCAGTTCAATCGGTTACCACTGGTCATCAGTTTCATTGCCAGCAGCAGCGCCAACACAG GTCTCATCATGAGTCTGGAGAAGGAGCTGGCTCCTCTAATAGAGGAGCTGAGGCAGGTGGTGGAGGTGACATAA